GATCACAGGCGGCGGTGGTACGGCGAATCAGCTCCGGCAAGCTCTCCTGCTCGTTGAAAACCGGAATCACCACCGAGACTTTATTGATTGCTTCCATGTCTGACATCAGCGTTTCCCCGCCAGTTCGGTTAAGGCATCCACTACGCGATCCACATCCTCGTCGCGCATATCCGGGAACAGCGGCAGAGAACAGATACGGGCCGAGTTCCAGTCGGTATTCGGCAGGTGCAGATTGGTGAAACGCTCACGATAGTATTTCTGGGTATGAGCGGCGCGGAAATGCAGGCCGGTGCCGATATTGCGATCTTTCAACGCCTGCATCAGCCCGTCGCGATCGATGCCGCAACGCGCTTCATCCACCCGGATGATAAACAGATGCCAGGCGTGCTGGTGCGGCCATGACGGCAACGTCAGCGGCTGGAACGGCAAGGCGGCCAGCTTTTGCAGATAACGGTGCGCCAGCGCTTCACGGCGCGCATTGTTGGCGGCCAGCTTGTCCAATTGCACCAGCGCAATAGCGGCGCTGATATCCGGCAGGTTGTACTTGAAGCCCGGCGAAACCACTTCCGCCTGCGGCGCGCGCCCTTGCACCATGCGATCGAACGCGTCTACCGCCAGACCGTGGAATTTCAGGCTACGAATGCGGTTGGCCAGCGCGTCGTCGTCCGTCACCACCAGACCGCCTTCAGCGCAGGTCATGTTCTTGATGGCGTGGAAGGAGAAAATCGCCGTGCCTTCGCCGCCGATGTGACGGCCGCGGTAGTAGGTGCCCGCGGCGTGGGCGGCATCCTCAATCACCGGAATGCCGTGACGGCGACCGATGTCACGAATCGCGTCAATATCCGCCGGCGCGCCGGCGTAGTGAACCGGGATAATGGCTTTGGTGCGGGGAGTAATGGCCGCTTCAATCGCTTCCGGCGTCACCATCAGGTTATCGCGGTCCACGTCTACCATCACTGGCTCGGCGCCCAGCAGCACAATCATGTTCAGGGTGGAAACCCAGGTGAGCGACGGTGTGATCACCTCATCGCCTGCGCCAATCCCCAGCGCCATCAGGGTGACATGCATGCCGCCGGTCGCGGAGCTGACCGCAATGGCGTGTTTCGCGCCAGTCAGCACGGCGAACTGCTGCTCCAGTTCCTGATTTTTGGGGCCAGTGGTAATCCATCCGGAACGAAGAACCTGCCCAACCGCGGCAAGTTCTTCCTCACCTAACGCGGGGCGCGAGAAAGGTAGAAAATCAGCCATGTAAAAATTCACTCTCAGGTTAAATCGATGATTATTGGTGTGGCGAGATAAATCTTTATACCCGTCATAGCTCAAGTTGCAGGGGCGTTGGTTCATTACGCGGCCCGTTCATGGGTCTTGCCCTGCGGGGCCGCAGCAAACCGCGCTCAACGCAGTTCCCGGCAGCGTTGTCAATCACGGCAACTTACTCATGTAAGCGCCTGAAGATGCACCCGGTTACCGCCTGGCTGCAACTCGAATTATTTTGGGTATATACACTCTGCTAACATCGCCGTCCCGCCATCGGAATCGGATCTGGGGATAAATACGTCAGGGAAAACCGCTCCTTAGTCCTTGCGAAGGATAAGTAGAAAAGCAATTAATGACAGTAATATGACCATCAATAATGTTGTTCATCTAATCTTGGCAGATGAGCATAACGAAGATTTCTTAGTTGAATATTAAGATGCTTCTTTTTAACTGATGTTCAATCCGCGAGAAGAATAGCAAGCTATGTTTAAACCCATCATCAATAAAATGGTGTTCAGCCGCAAACATTCATCCATCCTCATCCGTATATAAACACACGAAAAATAAGATTTTTTTCGTGACAGCAATCACACTGACATCAAAACAAGAAAAGAATTACGATTTCTTGCAATGTTATTAAAAAATAACAACGCGGAAATAAATCTTATTCATAAAAACTACTTATCTTGCTATGAAATAGTGCGCGGATATAAAGGTTATTTCTTGCCCATCACTGGCCGCCGCTCACCCCGCGGTTCTCTCATATTCTTTAATTATCATGAACAAAGCATAGTAAGGTTTTCTGATATGGCAACCGGGTTGGCGGTCATTTTGGGTGCAAAAGATCGGAAACGGTATGCATAAAAAGTAAAAAAACCGTCCATGTTGCAATGGACGGTTTTTCGTTATCAGCCCAGGAAATAATATAATTATTTAGCTTCTTTCCCGTACATCGGTGAACGCGGGCCATACAGCAGAGAAGAAGGTCCACCAGCTGTCAGCAAACGCACACTAGTGATACCTGCAATATCATGACCTTTATCGGTGATAGTGTTAGCAATCTGTGTAACGGCAGCCTGAACCAGCAAACCAACAATGCCGCCGTTAGAATTCGACTGCTGTTCGCTGGAGGAAGCGGTCGCACTGCCTTTCCATAGCTCCTTACCATTGCGCAAATCCACCAAACGCGCACTGGCTGTCACACGAGTTTCACTATTTATGACCATGTATTTTGAGCCATAGTCAGTGATATCAATATACAGAGCCGCATCCGCT
The DNA window shown above is from Dickeya dadantii NCPPB 898 and carries:
- a CDS encoding DUF799 domain-containing protein → MNRFLALISLMGVLVLTGCAKPQPYDYTSFKQSKPRTILVLPPLNHSPDVKAGTSFLSQVTYPLAESGYYVLPVAVTDETFKQNGLTTAQDIHAVSVAKLHQIFGADAALYIDITDYGSKYMVINSETRVTASARLVDLRNGKELWKGSATASSSEQQSNSNGGIVGLLVQAAVTQIANTITDKGHDIAGITSVRLLTAGGPSSLLYGPRSPMYGKEAK
- the arnB gene encoding UDP-4-amino-4-deoxy-L-arabinose aminotransferase, which codes for MADFLPFSRPALGEEELAAVGQVLRSGWITTGPKNQELEQQFAVLTGAKHAIAVSSATGGMHVTLMALGIGAGDEVITPSLTWVSTLNMIVLLGAEPVMVDVDRDNLMVTPEAIEAAITPRTKAIIPVHYAGAPADIDAIRDIGRRHGIPVIEDAAHAAGTYYRGRHIGGEGTAIFSFHAIKNMTCAEGGLVVTDDDALANRIRSLKFHGLAVDAFDRMVQGRAPQAEVVSPGFKYNLPDISAAIALVQLDKLAANNARREALAHRYLQKLAALPFQPLTLPSWPHQHAWHLFIIRVDEARCGIDRDGLMQALKDRNIGTGLHFRAAHTQKYYRERFTNLHLPNTDWNSARICSLPLFPDMRDEDVDRVVDALTELAGKR